GCCGGCACGCTGGTCACCGAGGCCGTCCGCGGGGAGGGGGGTCGGCTGGTCAACGCCGACGGCGAGCGTTACATGCGGCGCTACGACCCCGAACGTCTGGAGCTGTCGACCCGCGACCGGGTGGCACTGGCCAACTACACGGAGATCGCGGAGGGCCGCGGCACCGCCAGCGGCGGGGTGCTGCTCGACATCAGCCATCGCGACAAGGACTTCATCCTGCAGCGACTTCCGCGGATGTACCGCCAGTTCCTCGACGCGCTGCTGTTGGACATATCGCGATCGCCGATGGAGGTCGCGCCGACCGCGCACTACTCGATGGGAGGGGTGATCGTCGAGCCGGAGCACCACGCGACCGACGTTGACGGGCTCTACGCGGCCGGTGAGGTCACCACCGGCCTGCACGGCGCCAACCGCCTGGGCGGCAACTCGCTGGTCGAGACGCTCATCGCAGGGCGGCACGCCGGTGAAGCGGCCGGGGCGCGGTCGGCCCGACTCGACGTGCAGCTGCGGCACCGGCGGACGATCGACGAGGCCGCCGAGCGCGTCGACGCGATGATCCGTCCCGGCGACGAGTTCGCCCGCCCCACCCAGCGTGCGCTACGGGACACGATGTGGGAGCTGTGCGGCGTCGTCCGCAGTGGGAACAAGCTGGAACGCGCACTGGCGGAGATCACTGCGATCCGCTCGACCGCAGCCCAGCTCGACGTCCGCCCGTCGTCGGAGGGCTACGCCGACCTCGCGCATGCGTTCGACCTGCAGGCGTCGTTGGTGTGCGCCGAGGCGACGGTCCAGGGTGCGCTGGCGCGTCGCGAGACCCGTGGATGCCATGCGCGATCAGACTACGCGGAGCTGGACCCCGAGCTTCGGGTCAACTTTGTCGTCCAGATGGCAGATGATGGGTCGCTGTCGCTGAGTTCGCGACCGGTCGCGCCGGTGCCCGACGAGCTCGCCGCGTGGATCGACGACCAGCAGCTCGAGTCCACCGGCCGTCTGCTCGAGTAGCAGGAGGAGCTCACCCCGGCAGGCCGACCACAATCCGTGACGTGTCCAGGGTGCTGGTGGAGCGGTCGTTCGAGGTGCCGGTCCCGCTCGAGCAGGCGCGGGCGGCTCGCCGAC
The sequence above is a segment of the Euzebyales bacterium genome. Coding sequences within it:
- a CDS encoding FAD-binding protein; translation: MRRTAHTRTRLANVLVIGTGAAGLRAAIAAHEAGCQVVIVGKRPRDDAHTVLAAGGINAALGTVDPEDSWQLHFADTVKEGYFLGDPATAEMMAREAPAAVLELADWGCDFARLPNGDLDQRFFGAHAYRRTCYAGDYTGRAIIQTLMRRVTELDIPIAQNTYVTDLLVHDGTCFGAYAFDLQSGDRTVFVADGVVLAAGGHTRLWRRSSSRRDENTGDGMALALRAGCRLADMELVQFHPTGMVVPEQMAGTLVTEAVRGEGGRLVNADGERYMRRYDPERLELSTRDRVALANYTEIAEGRGTASGGVLLDISHRDKDFILQRLPRMYRQFLDALLLDISRSPMEVAPTAHYSMGGVIVEPEHHATDVDGLYAAGEVTTGLHGANRLGGNSLVETLIAGRHAGEAAGARSARLDVQLRHRRTIDEAAERVDAMIRPGDEFARPTQRALRDTMWELCGVVRSGNKLERALAEITAIRSTAAQLDVRPSSEGYADLAHAFDLQASLVCAEATVQGALARRETRGCHARSDYAELDPELRVNFVVQMADDGSLSLSSRPVAPVPDELAAWIDDQQLESTGRLLE